GGGTGACCAAGCGCGCGCCGTTCGCGCTCTGCAAGTTCCAACTGACCGCCTTAATGAATGTCTGCAGTGTGCAGAACAGGAAAATGCACACCGCCATGGCTATCACGGTGCTGCTGGTGCGAATCCAGTTCCGCCGCAGGTGCTTTAAGATGAACGGTACGTATTTCATACTCACCCCTTAAGAAGCACACCTTTTTCAAGGTGCTTCTGGGTATGCGCACGCTGAGCGGCGCGTGGATCGTGTGTGACCATCACAATGGTCTTTTTGAATTCCTGGTTGAGCGTCTGCATTAAATTCAGGATCTCTTCCGCGCTCTTGGCATCAAGGTCGCCCGTAGGTTCGTCAGCTACCAGGACCTTGGGATCGGTGACAATGGCACGGGCGATGGCGACGCGCTGCTCCTGTCCGCCGGAGAGCTGCTTGGGATAGTGCTGTGAGCGGTCGGCCAACCCTACAATTTTCAGTGCGGTCAATGCCCTCTCTTTGCGTTGTTTGCCCGAAAGAGGCGAGAGCATCAGCGGCAGCGCAACGTTTTCCACGGCCGTCAGAACCGGAATGAGATTGTAAAACTGAAAGATAAATCCCACATTCCGGCTGCGCCATTTTGCCAATGCGCCTTCGGAGAGTGTTGCCACATTGGTGTCAGCCACAATGACGCTTCCCGAGGTGGGACGATCAATGCCTGCAATCAGGTTGAGCAGCGTCGTCTTGCCTGACCCGGAGGGTCCCATCAGGGCCACGAACTCGCCCTGCGGGACCGAGAGGTTAATGCCATCCAGAACTACGATCTCCTGGCTGTCGCGGTGGTATACCTTACGAACGTTTTGCACATTGACAGTCGCGGCTGCGGTACCTATTTCAGTTGCCATTGTTGCCATACCATCTCCTAACTCTTGACCTTCACAACATCGCCTTCTTTGAGTTTGTCTGAAGGATGAAGCACCAGGTTCTCGGAGCCTATCAAACCCTGTTTGATGATGACCTGGTCCTGGTTTTCCATCCCAGTAGTTACGGGAAGCTCATACACTTTCTTGCCTTCTCTGATTTCAAAAACGACTGGCTTGCCGTCGCGCGTAGCAATCGCATCTTTGGGCACGCTGACAATGGGCTTACTGGAATTAAGCGAATCCGCCCCCTTCTTTTCTGGCTCAAAAAAAGTGGCCTTGGCCGTCATCTCCGGCTTAAGATCTTTGTCTTTATCCAGAATCGTGACCTTCACAGTAACCGTGGCCTTGGTGCGATCAGCAGTAGGGATTATCTGGCGCAGTACCGCATTGTAGTTACGGTCAGGAAAGGCCTCAACCGAAACCACTGCCTTCTGATTGGGCTGGAGCTTGGCGACATTGGATTCGCTCACATCGGCCTCAACTTCGAGTGTAGCCATATCGGCCAGCGCCACAATGGCACCGGAAGATGTAGAGATGTTCACCCCTGGCGGAATCGGCGCCACGCTTTCGCCCACTTCAGCCATTTTCTTCACTACGACCCCGGCAAACGGCGCGCGGATCAGCGTGTTCTGAAAGTTGGCTTCGCTGACGGCAACGCTGGCCCGACTTTGAGACAACGTAGCTTCCGCCATCCGGACGCGGCTCGCGGCAGCATCCATCTGGTCCTGCGAAACGACGTGTGCTTGCGCCAGGTTCTGCGATATCCGCAACTGCCGTTGCTGCTCGGCAAGATCGGCTTCAGAATGCTGCACCTGGGCACGGGCCACCTGAATTTGTGCCTCGTAGTCGGCGCTCTCCAGGCGGGCGATGATTTCACCTTCGCGCACCTGGCTGCCCTCTTCGACTTTCAATTCAGCAAGACGCCCCTGGATCTTGGCGGAAACCACTGCTTTGCGACGGGCCACAACGTAACCGGATGCAGTGAGGATGGGTGAGCCCGCGGCCGCCTGGCTGAAGTTCTGCACCGTCGGATGCACTGTCTCCACTTCAGCCGCAGTAAGGCTGCTGCCTGAGGTTAGATAGAAGCCTAATCCGGCCACAATCACAATAAAAACAAAGATGTAGGCCACCCATCGCCAGCCAGAGCGTGGCTTCGCCCCACGATCAATACGGAGAGACGCCAGCTCGGCTTTTAAATCGCTCATGATTTCCTCAGACGTGAAGCGCGCCGTGATGTGAGCGCGTAAGTTACTGGAATGCAGGCCGTTGGAAGTTTTTTACGACTACTAACAATAGCACCGCAATATTAAGCGTTGATAAACCAGCCGTTTTTACAAATCAAGCCAGTTTCTGTTGAAAACCCAGCGTACACTCTCTCTGAAAACTATATTTTACAGACAT
The DNA window shown above is from Terriglobales bacterium and carries:
- a CDS encoding ABC transporter ATP-binding protein, encoding MATMATEIGTAAATVNVQNVRKVYHRDSQEIVVLDGINLSVPQGEFVALMGPSGSGKTTLLNLIAGIDRPTSGSVIVADTNVATLSEGALAKWRSRNVGFIFQFYNLIPVLTAVENVALPLMLSPLSGKQRKERALTALKIVGLADRSQHYPKQLSGGQEQRVAIARAIVTDPKVLVADEPTGDLDAKSAEEILNLMQTLNQEFKKTIVMVTHDPRAAQRAHTQKHLEKGVLLKG
- a CDS encoding efflux RND transporter periplasmic adaptor subunit, whose amino-acid sequence is MSDLKAELASLRIDRGAKPRSGWRWVAYIFVFIVIVAGLGFYLTSGSSLTAAEVETVHPTVQNFSQAAAGSPILTASGYVVARRKAVVSAKIQGRLAELKVEEGSQVREGEIIARLESADYEAQIQVARAQVQHSEADLAEQQRQLRISQNLAQAHVVSQDQMDAAASRVRMAEATLSQSRASVAVSEANFQNTLIRAPFAGVVVKKMAEVGESVAPIPPGVNISTSSGAIVALADMATLEVEADVSESNVAKLQPNQKAVVSVEAFPDRNYNAVLRQIIPTADRTKATVTVKVTILDKDKDLKPEMTAKATFFEPEKKGADSLNSSKPIVSVPKDAIATRDGKPVVFEIREGKKVYELPVTTGMENQDQVIIKQGLIGSENLVLHPSDKLKEGDVVKVKS